From one Bordetella genomosp. 9 genomic stretch:
- a CDS encoding transglutaminase-like cysteine peptidase: MANFHPSRAVLALARAAFFCLLFGWGISGALELDTARLEQVAASRYGSKGAHAVAAWLQLLQADTALSEADQLTSINNFWNRSLLQAEDQTIWGQADYWATPLEALGKGAGDCEDFVIGKYFSLIKLGVPTSKLRFVYVRARIGGPESSEQIAHMVLAYYPTANSVPLVLDSLISDILPASQRRDLTPVFSFNADGVYVDGKHAAPVDRIGRWRDLLQRMAREGIRQ, from the coding sequence ATGGCTAATTTCCACCCTTCGCGCGCCGTCCTGGCCCTGGCCAGGGCGGCTTTCTTCTGCCTGCTGTTCGGGTGGGGAATCAGCGGCGCGCTGGAGCTGGATACGGCCAGGCTGGAGCAGGTGGCGGCCAGCCGCTACGGCAGCAAGGGCGCCCATGCGGTCGCGGCCTGGCTGCAGCTGCTGCAGGCCGATACGGCGCTGTCGGAAGCCGACCAGCTCACCAGCATCAACAATTTCTGGAATCGCAGCCTGCTGCAGGCGGAGGACCAGACGATCTGGGGCCAGGCCGACTACTGGGCCACGCCGCTGGAAGCCCTGGGCAAGGGCGCCGGCGACTGCGAGGATTTCGTCATCGGCAAGTATTTTTCCCTGATCAAGCTGGGCGTGCCCACCAGCAAGCTGCGCTTCGTTTACGTGCGGGCGCGCATCGGCGGTCCCGAAAGCAGCGAACAGATTGCCCACATGGTGCTGGCCTACTATCCGACGGCCAACTCCGTGCCCCTGGTACTCGACAGCCTGATATCCGATATCCTGCCAGCCAGCCAGCGGCGCGATCTGACACCTGTGTTCAGTTTCAATGCCGATGGCGTGTACGTCGACGGCAAACATGCCGCCCCGGTCGACCGCATCGGCCGCTGGCGGGATCTGCTGCAGCGCATGGCGCGTGAAGGCATCCGGCAATAG
- a CDS encoding bifunctional diguanylate cyclase/phosphodiesterase — protein sequence MSILRQLLLSITLAIAIILLGTLALSVSAARDYLAGQLQVQSSDAAVSLALSLSQPANSSRVTQELLVSALYDGGHFSLVRLTDPQGKVIIERSGQTQSSVPGWFQRLVPLSAKSASHVVTDGWRQIGEVTLTSNDVYAWETLWESSVQMILVIIAAGLVWAAFAFALVRWIEKRLLAEVGEHMLAIGRGQFGGPLTARVPELSGITEALNQTREQLRVTAEEQTARIESLEIEVNQDPVTGLANRKYFINEFLRALDVEAGKPVDGQAPPESGHVMVFRQRDLAAINRHMPREFVDQWLAGLGSRVTALLEQFQLNGTLVARLNGSDFAVLMPGCPAPTAMLVAERLRTELREARIPVGEGGLCRWALGMTDYQRGAMVGDLLGRLDFALMRGESAGDDHVQLATDDAQALSAHGESAWRQAITDGIERQRFTLALEPLRGLDGAVIRQEATLMLHSQDAPEPIPAKLFIPAATRLDLTAECDIQAVRLAVSWLMMNEGDLTVRIAMPSLSHPNFLLQVERMLTERKALATRLYLEVDAHAVAERRDAVAELCRIARDCGAHVGVRRLAQQLSAVSQLHSLSLAYVKLGGGFVTGMARSLGSQQLAVSVLETARSLGIQVYAEDVPDETTRGILGKLGVSVMRGPGIVLANPGT from the coding sequence ATGTCCATACTCCGACAACTACTGCTCAGTATCACCCTGGCCATCGCGATCATCCTGCTCGGGACGTTGGCGTTGAGCGTGAGCGCGGCGCGCGACTACCTGGCGGGCCAGCTGCAGGTGCAGAGCAGCGATGCCGCCGTTTCGCTTGCGCTGTCCCTGTCCCAGCCGGCCAACAGTTCGCGCGTCACCCAGGAGCTGCTGGTGTCGGCCCTGTACGACGGCGGGCATTTTTCGCTGGTGCGCCTGACCGATCCGCAAGGGAAGGTGATCATCGAACGCAGCGGCCAGACGCAGAGCAGCGTGCCCGGCTGGTTCCAGCGCCTGGTGCCGTTGTCGGCCAAATCGGCCAGCCACGTCGTCACAGACGGCTGGCGCCAGATCGGCGAGGTCACGCTGACGTCCAATGACGTCTATGCCTGGGAAACGCTGTGGGAAAGCAGCGTGCAGATGATCCTGGTGATCATCGCGGCGGGGCTGGTGTGGGCCGCGTTCGCCTTCGCGCTGGTGCGCTGGATCGAAAAACGCCTGCTGGCCGAGGTGGGCGAGCACATGCTGGCCATCGGGCGCGGCCAGTTCGGCGGGCCCCTGACGGCGCGCGTGCCGGAATTGTCGGGGATCACGGAGGCCTTGAACCAGACGCGCGAACAACTGCGCGTGACGGCCGAGGAACAGACCGCCCGTATCGAGTCCCTGGAGATCGAGGTCAACCAGGATCCGGTCACGGGACTCGCCAATCGCAAGTACTTCATCAACGAGTTCCTGCGGGCGCTCGACGTGGAGGCCGGCAAGCCCGTGGACGGCCAGGCGCCGCCCGAGAGCGGCCACGTCATGGTCTTTCGCCAGCGCGACCTGGCCGCCATCAACCGCCACATGCCGCGCGAGTTCGTGGACCAGTGGCTGGCCGGACTGGGCAGCCGGGTGACCGCCTTGCTGGAGCAATTCCAACTGAACGGGACCCTGGTGGCCCGGCTGAACGGTTCGGATTTCGCCGTGCTGATGCCCGGCTGCCCCGCGCCGACCGCGATGCTGGTCGCCGAGCGCCTGCGCACGGAATTGCGCGAGGCGCGCATTCCCGTTGGCGAAGGCGGCCTGTGCCGCTGGGCGCTGGGCATGACGGACTACCAGCGCGGCGCGATGGTGGGCGATCTGTTGGGACGCCTGGATTTCGCCCTGATGCGCGGCGAAAGCGCGGGCGACGACCACGTGCAGTTGGCCACCGACGACGCCCAGGCCTTGTCCGCCCATGGCGAGTCGGCCTGGCGCCAGGCCATCACGGACGGCATCGAGCGGCAGCGTTTCACACTGGCGCTGGAGCCGCTGCGCGGCCTGGACGGGGCGGTCATCCGCCAGGAAGCCACCCTGATGCTGCATAGCCAGGATGCGCCCGAGCCCATACCCGCCAAGCTGTTCATTCCCGCGGCGACGCGCCTGGACCTGACGGCGGAATGCGATATCCAGGCGGTGCGCCTGGCCGTCAGCTGGCTGATGATGAACGAGGGCGACCTGACGGTGCGCATCGCGATGCCGTCCCTGTCGCACCCGAATTTCCTGTTGCAGGTGGAGCGCATGCTGACGGAGCGCAAGGCGCTGGCGACGCGGCTCTATCTGGAAGTGGATGCGCATGCGGTGGCGGAGCGGCGCGATGCCGTCGCCGAGTTGTGCCGCATCGCGCGCGACTGCGGCGCCCACGTGGGCGTACGGCGGCTGGCGCAGCAGCTCAGCGCGGTCAGCCAGCTGCACAGCCTGTCGCTGGCTTATGTGAAGCTGGGCGGCGGCTTCGTGACCGGCATGGCGCGCAGCCTGGGCAGCCAGCAACTGGCGGTGTCCGTGCTGGAGACGGCCCGTTCGCTGGGTATCCAGGTGTATGCCGAAGATGTTCCGGACGAAACGACGCGCGGCATACTCGGGAAGCTGGGTGTGTCCGTGATGCGGGGGCCGGGGATCGTCCTGGCGAACCCGGGTACCTGA
- the bla gene encoding class A beta-lactamase, whose protein sequence is MPRTPQHHPFPITRRQALLWAAAAPFLMTRPAPAAADVQTGDAAAALFAGLEKAHGRRLGLHAIDTGSGNEIAYRADERFPFCSSFKAVLAAAVLALDARQPGVLDRRISYTTHDLASYSPVTQKHAGGDMRVADLCAATLQYSDNTAANLLLHLIGGPPALTAFARAAGNASFRLDRYETALNTAIPGDPRDTSTPRDMAVLLGRLVLGDALPAPARTMLADWMLGNKTGDRRIRAATPTGWKVADKTGTGDYASASDIGVIWPPGRQPIVLAIYTTARDSKAKADENLIAAAARVALQRLA, encoded by the coding sequence ATGCCGCGCACGCCGCAGCACCACCCTTTCCCGATCACACGCCGTCAGGCGCTGCTGTGGGCGGCCGCCGCCCCTTTCCTGATGACCCGGCCCGCGCCGGCCGCGGCCGACGTGCAGACGGGCGACGCCGCGGCAGCCCTGTTCGCCGGCCTGGAAAAGGCGCATGGCCGGCGGCTGGGACTCCATGCGATCGACACCGGCAGCGGCAATGAAATCGCGTACAGGGCGGACGAGCGCTTCCCCTTCTGCAGCAGTTTCAAGGCCGTGCTGGCGGCGGCGGTATTGGCATTGGATGCGCGGCAGCCCGGTGTGCTGGACCGTCGCATCAGTTATACGACGCACGACCTGGCGTCCTATTCGCCCGTCACGCAGAAGCATGCCGGCGGCGACATGCGCGTGGCCGACCTGTGCGCCGCCACGCTGCAATACAGCGACAACACCGCCGCGAACCTCCTGCTGCATCTGATCGGCGGGCCGCCCGCGCTGACCGCGTTCGCGCGCGCGGCCGGCAACGCCAGCTTCCGGCTGGACCGTTATGAGACGGCGTTGAACACCGCCATCCCCGGCGACCCGCGCGACACGTCCACGCCGCGCGACATGGCTGTGCTGCTGGGCAGGCTGGTGCTGGGCGACGCCCTGCCCGCGCCGGCGCGGACCATGCTCGCCGACTGGATGCTGGGCAACAAGACTGGCGACCGCCGCATACGGGCCGCCACGCCGACAGGTTGGAAGGTGGCCGACAAGACAGGCACCGGCGACTACGCCAGCGCCAGCGATATCGGCGTCATCTGGCCGCCGGGCCGGCAACCTATCGTGCTGGCGATCTATACGACCGCCCGCGACAGCAAGGCGAAGGCGGATGAGAACCTGATCGCCGCGGCGGCGCGCGTCGCGCTGCAGCGGCTGGCGTAA
- a CDS encoding class II aldolase/adducin family protein has protein sequence MSVVTQPAPPRLAGMIDGEWEIRCDMAAIFRAMNRLGMNEQIANHCSMMLPGSDNLFLINARGYHYSEITASSLIVCDLDGKVLRGDGELRKVAFHIHARLHLKHPQARCILHVHPQYLTALSLLEEGRLELVHQNSAMLYDRVAYDEVHNGVVLWDEEGDRIADVLGDRTILIMKNHGVTVVGPSVAEAFDELYIAERTCMYQMTAMNTGMKLKSIGDQLRDRYNGPWGERFDARLHLDAWRRMLDKQEPDYAT, from the coding sequence ATGAGCGTAGTCACGCAACCGGCGCCGCCGCGGCTGGCCGGCATGATCGACGGCGAGTGGGAAATCCGCTGTGATATGGCGGCCATTTTCCGGGCCATGAACCGCCTGGGCATGAACGAACAGATCGCCAACCACTGCAGCATGATGCTGCCGGGCAGCGACAACCTGTTCCTGATCAACGCCCGTGGCTACCACTACAGTGAAATCACCGCCAGCAGCCTGATCGTCTGCGACCTGGACGGCAAGGTCCTGCGCGGCGACGGCGAGTTGCGCAAGGTGGCCTTTCACATCCACGCCCGCCTGCACCTGAAGCATCCGCAGGCGCGCTGCATCCTGCACGTCCATCCGCAGTACCTGACCGCGCTGTCGCTGCTGGAAGAGGGCAGGCTGGAACTGGTCCACCAGAACAGCGCCATGCTGTACGACCGCGTTGCCTATGACGAAGTCCACAACGGCGTGGTGCTGTGGGACGAGGAAGGCGACCGCATCGCCGACGTGCTGGGCGACCGCACCATCCTGATCATGAAGAACCATGGCGTGACGGTGGTCGGCCCCAGCGTGGCCGAGGCTTTCGACGAGCTGTATATCGCCGAGCGCACCTGCATGTACCAGATGACCGCCATGAACACCGGCATGAAGCTCAAGAGCATCGGCGATCAGCTGCGCGACCGTTACAACGGTCCCTGGGGCGAGCGCTTCGACGCGCGGCTGCACCTGGACGCCTGGCGCCGCATGCTGGACAAGCAGGAACCGGACTACGCGACCTGA
- a CDS encoding ABC transporter substrate-binding protein has protein sequence MKRFFPSAGLLAAACMAAFTLAATPAQAQKRGGDVVVAQQAQPPSLDAQITFAQAARNINLHIYEGLFARNDKGETIPELAESYTTAPDSLSYEIKLRKGVLFQNMKEMKAADVKASLERYARYGGSAQNMTLVDHIDVVDDYTIKISMKKPFQGFIEFLGSPRAPVAIYPAEEAAKGPNQINVIGTGPFQLVEYKPDSYVKLKRFDAYSANPNYKARDGLGGHKTAYFDTVTFRFMPEAGARESALQTNEVQVLEAISPTAAKRLKNDSSIKIYEMMPWAFQTIILNAGAPPTDNLKVRQAIQAALDDEEIMAISTDGLYRMTHGWQHPGTPYYAGDVGKSLYNQHNVELAKKLLKESGYKGEEITFIADNGFKNHNDTAVIATQQLQAIGMNVKLRIADWPTTLAARDKPTGWNLFPIMVGIEPYEGPNGVAVLFTGDQNWQHHKDAGLEAAVAKLNSAPDFNDRKAAFATIQQIVYEQVYAIKVGDIGVLEAARSNLKNFVPHRVPRMWDVWYE, from the coding sequence ATGAAGCGATTCTTTCCGTCCGCGGGCTTGCTCGCCGCGGCATGCATGGCGGCCTTCACGCTCGCGGCCACGCCCGCGCAGGCGCAGAAACGCGGCGGCGACGTGGTGGTGGCGCAGCAGGCGCAGCCGCCCAGCCTGGACGCGCAGATCACCTTCGCGCAGGCCGCCCGCAACATCAACCTGCATATCTACGAAGGCCTGTTCGCCCGCAATGACAAGGGCGAAACCATACCCGAGCTGGCGGAAAGCTACACCACCGCGCCGGACAGCCTGTCGTACGAGATCAAGCTGCGCAAGGGCGTCCTGTTCCAGAACATGAAGGAAATGAAGGCGGCCGATGTCAAGGCATCGCTGGAGCGCTATGCCCGCTACGGCGGCAGCGCGCAGAACATGACGCTGGTCGATCACATCGACGTCGTCGACGACTACACCATCAAGATATCGATGAAGAAGCCGTTCCAGGGCTTCATCGAGTTCCTGGGTTCGCCGCGCGCGCCCGTGGCCATCTATCCCGCCGAGGAAGCCGCCAAGGGGCCGAACCAGATCAACGTCATCGGCACGGGGCCGTTCCAGCTGGTCGAGTACAAGCCGGACAGCTACGTGAAGCTCAAGCGCTTCGACGCGTATTCCGCCAATCCGAACTACAAGGCCCGCGACGGGCTGGGTGGGCACAAGACCGCGTATTTCGACACGGTGACCTTCCGCTTCATGCCCGAGGCGGGTGCCCGCGAGTCGGCCCTGCAGACCAATGAAGTGCAGGTGCTGGAAGCGATCTCGCCCACCGCCGCCAAGCGCCTGAAAAACGACAGCAGCATCAAGATCTACGAGATGATGCCGTGGGCCTTCCAGACCATCATCCTGAATGCCGGCGCGCCGCCCACCGACAACCTGAAGGTGCGGCAGGCCATCCAGGCGGCCCTGGACGACGAGGAAATCATGGCGATTTCCACCGACGGCCTGTATCGCATGACGCACGGCTGGCAGCATCCCGGGACGCCTTACTATGCCGGCGACGTCGGCAAGAGCCTGTACAACCAGCACAATGTGGAGCTGGCCAAGAAGCTGCTCAAGGAATCCGGCTACAAGGGCGAGGAAATCACCTTCATCGCCGACAACGGCTTCAAGAACCACAACGACACCGCGGTCATCGCCACGCAGCAACTGCAGGCGATAGGCATGAACGTCAAGCTGCGGATCGCCGACTGGCCCACCACGCTGGCGGCCCGCGACAAGCCCACGGGCTGGAACCTGTTCCCCATCATGGTCGGTATCGAGCCGTACGAAGGGCCGAACGGGGTGGCGGTGCTGTTCACGGGCGACCAGAACTGGCAGCACCACAAGGACGCCGGCCTGGAAGCCGCCGTGGCCAAGCTCAACAGCGCGCCGGACTTCAACGATCGCAAGGCCGCCTTCGCCACGATCCAGCAGATCGTGTACGAACAGGTCTACGCCATCAAGGTGGGCGACATCGGCGTGCTTGAAGCTGCGCGGTCGAACCTGAAGAACTTCGTGCCGCATCGCGTTCCGCGCATGTGGGATGTCTGGTACGAATAA
- a CDS encoding ABC transporter permease — translation MLMYLLRRLLSAVPVLLLVSLLTLSLIWLVPGDAAAELAGPGASAQELARLRGELGLDQPAYVQAWRWYVNVLHGDLGRSLLLNRGVTEAILERLPVTASLTFLALVMTIAVGMSAGVLAAVRRNTWVDQLAMTLSMLGLSLPDFWLGLVGIYLFSVQLGWFPTGGYVPFMQSPLGWLHSLFLPAAALAATQLGLLARMTRSSMLEVLSQDYIRTARAKGVPPRTVVGRHALVNIAVPTLTVIGVNVGILIGGAVIVESVFSIPGVGRLVIGAIQRRDLPVIQGGLLMIACAMVIVNLVVDLLYAVFDPRVRYGR, via the coding sequence ATGTTGATGTATCTGCTGCGCCGGTTGTTGAGCGCCGTTCCGGTATTGCTGCTGGTGTCGCTGCTGACGCTCAGCCTGATCTGGCTGGTGCCCGGGGACGCGGCGGCCGAGCTGGCGGGGCCGGGCGCGAGCGCCCAGGAACTGGCGCGCCTGCGCGGTGAGCTGGGCCTGGACCAGCCGGCCTATGTGCAGGCCTGGCGCTGGTACGTCAATGTCCTGCACGGCGACCTGGGGCGTTCCTTGCTGCTGAATCGCGGCGTGACCGAGGCCATTCTCGAACGCCTGCCGGTCACGGCGTCGCTGACCTTCCTGGCGCTGGTGATGACGATCGCGGTGGGCATGAGCGCCGGCGTGCTGGCCGCCGTGCGCCGCAACACCTGGGTGGACCAGCTGGCCATGACCCTGTCGATGCTGGGCCTGTCGCTGCCGGACTTCTGGCTCGGACTGGTCGGCATCTATCTGTTTTCCGTGCAGCTGGGCTGGTTCCCGACCGGCGGCTACGTGCCCTTCATGCAAAGCCCGCTGGGCTGGCTGCACAGCCTGTTCCTGCCCGCCGCGGCGTTGGCGGCCACGCAGCTGGGCCTGCTGGCGCGCATGACGCGATCGAGCATGCTGGAAGTATTGAGCCAGGACTATATCCGCACCGCCCGCGCCAAGGGCGTGCCGCCGCGCACCGTGGTGGGCCGGCACGCGCTGGTGAACATCGCGGTGCCGACCCTGACGGTGATCGGGGTCAACGTGGGCATCCTGATCGGCGGCGCGGTGATCGTCGAATCGGTTTTCTCCATTCCGGGCGTCGGTCGCCTGGTGATAGGCGCCATCCAGCGGCGCGACCTGCCGGTGATCCAGGGCGGCCTGTTGATGATCGCCTGCGCGATGGTGATCGTGAACCTGGTGGTCGATCTGCTGTACGCCGTTTTCGATCCTCGGGTGCGATATGGACGTTGA
- a CDS encoding ABC transporter permease, translated as MDVDLAAGGTAGTAPGWRQRIARSRMLARLRGHRLFMTGLVLLTVIVLMSLLAGWLAPYSPVANDYRYRLGAPNAVHWMGTDSFGRDVFSRMLYGSRVSLRIGFLVTLFTGLLGTVIGLCAGYFRRLENPIMRVMDALMAFPGILLAIALSSVLGPSEMNVVIALVITYTPRTARIMRAAALVLSQMEFVQAAKVAGAGHLRILVRHIAANSLAPLIVQMTFIFAISILAEAVLSFIGVGPPPPTPTWGNIIADGRDFIPDAPWICLFPGFVLAMTVLGLNLIGDGLRDVLDPRIRVDGR; from the coding sequence ATGGACGTTGATCTCGCGGCCGGCGGGACGGCCGGTACGGCGCCGGGCTGGCGCCAGCGCATCGCGCGGTCGCGCATGCTGGCGCGCCTGCGCGGGCACCGCCTGTTCATGACGGGCCTGGTCCTGTTGACGGTGATCGTGCTGATGTCGCTGCTGGCCGGCTGGCTGGCGCCGTATTCGCCGGTGGCCAACGATTACCGCTACCGGCTGGGCGCACCCAACGCCGTCCACTGGATGGGCACGGACAGCTTCGGCCGCGACGTCTTCAGCCGGATGCTGTACGGCAGCCGGGTGTCGCTGCGCATCGGCTTCCTGGTGACGCTGTTCACAGGCCTGCTCGGCACGGTCATCGGCTTGTGCGCGGGCTATTTCCGGCGCCTGGAAAATCCCATCATGCGCGTGATGGATGCGCTCATGGCCTTCCCGGGAATACTGCTGGCCATCGCGCTGTCGTCGGTGCTGGGGCCGTCCGAGATGAACGTGGTGATAGCCCTGGTGATCACCTACACGCCGCGCACGGCCCGCATCATGCGCGCGGCGGCGCTGGTCCTGTCGCAGATGGAGTTCGTGCAGGCCGCCAAGGTGGCGGGAGCGGGGCACTTGCGCATCCTGGTCCGCCATATCGCGGCGAACAGCCTGGCGCCCCTGATCGTGCAGATGACGTTCATCTTCGCGATCTCGATACTCGCGGAAGCGGTGCTCAGCTTCATCGGCGTGGGGCCTCCGCCGCCGACGCCGACCTGGGGCAACATCATTGCCGACGGGCGCGATTTCATTCCCGACGCGCCGTGGATCTGCCTGTTTCCGGGTTTCGTCCTGGCCATGACCGTGCTGGGACTGAATCTTATCGGCGACGGCTTGCGGGATGTACTCGACCCGCGCATCCGGGTCGACGGCCGCTAG
- a CDS encoding LacI family DNA-binding transcriptional regulator, whose translation MSTQRPIPALPKPRRPRAQKNGYTQKDVAREAGVSQSAVSRVFAGRGYVAADVRQQIEKAARKLGYLPDMAARSLVKGRSNIVAVVTSNITHPFVPQMLEKMTLAIQRRGQEVLLLNSPPGQDIDRQLPLALRYRVKGILIANVSIGGRAARQVRQSGTPIVMVNRYVEEKAVHGVSCDNVHGSRLVARDFIAAGKQRIAYIGGLPGSPTNVVRRDAFLQALREQGVTPDVVLEGAFTHAWGYEAAGLLNRRRPPVDAVFCGDDMVAIGMLDGYRGLPGGLAAAPSIVGFDDIPNASWPPYMLTTYSNPLDRMIETALDLLDGPTDQPPVREVLQGELVRRASF comes from the coding sequence TTGTCCACGCAGCGACCCATCCCCGCCCTGCCGAAGCCGCGCCGCCCACGCGCCCAGAAGAACGGCTACACGCAGAAGGACGTCGCTCGCGAAGCCGGCGTATCGCAAAGCGCGGTATCCCGCGTATTCGCCGGCCGCGGCTACGTCGCCGCCGACGTGCGCCAACAGATCGAAAAGGCCGCGCGCAAGCTGGGCTACCTGCCGGACATGGCGGCGCGCTCGCTGGTCAAGGGCCGCTCGAACATCGTGGCGGTGGTCACCAGCAACATCACCCACCCCTTCGTGCCGCAGATGCTGGAAAAGATGACGCTGGCCATCCAGCGGCGGGGGCAGGAAGTGCTGTTGCTCAACTCTCCGCCCGGGCAGGATATCGATCGGCAGTTGCCGCTGGCGCTGCGCTACCGCGTCAAGGGCATCCTGATCGCCAACGTCAGCATCGGCGGCCGCGCCGCGCGCCAGGTCAGGCAGAGCGGCACGCCCATCGTGATGGTGAACCGCTACGTCGAAGAGAAAGCCGTGCATGGCGTGTCCTGCGACAACGTGCACGGCAGCCGCCTGGTCGCGCGGGATTTCATCGCGGCCGGCAAGCAGCGCATCGCCTATATCGGCGGGCTGCCCGGATCGCCGACCAACGTGGTCCGCCGGGACGCTTTCCTGCAGGCGCTGCGCGAGCAAGGGGTCACCCCGGATGTCGTGCTGGAAGGCGCGTTTACCCACGCCTGGGGCTACGAAGCGGCCGGCCTGCTGAACCGGCGGCGTCCTCCGGTGGACGCGGTGTTCTGCGGCGACGACATGGTGGCCATCGGCATGCTCGACGGCTACCGGGGCTTGCCGGGCGGCCTGGCCGCGGCGCCGTCCATCGTGGGATTCGACGACATTCCCAATGCCAGCTGGCCGCCCTATATGCTCACGACGTACAGCAATCCGCTGGATCGCATGATAGAAACGGCCCTGGATCTGCTGGACGGTCCGACGGACCAGCCGCCCGTGCGCGAGGTGCTGCAGGGCGAGCTCGTGCGGCGGGCGTCGTTCTGA
- a CDS encoding LysR family transcriptional regulator, translated as MENLNALRVFAKVAETRSFTDAAKHLGLTSSAVSKAITRLEQELGLRLLHRTTRSVGLTNDGASFFERCQQILADVQDAENALNRSRAAPHGRLRVHMPVGFGRRVIVPHLSGFIERFPDLVVDAELSDRMVDLAYEGIDVAVHIGELADARLIARRLCNLRFVACAAPEYLARHGEPATIEELDRHHCLAYVLMHTGRYREWQFVKDGRTFGKTVSGRLNINNAESLLEAATAGLGVAMISNFIAADALREGRLRTILTDYVALGPQVSAVYLPSKNLSPKVRAFVDFLTDLIESNPHWDEAGGDLPYRQAT; from the coding sequence ATGGAAAACCTCAACGCTCTGCGTGTCTTCGCCAAGGTTGCCGAAACGCGCAGCTTCACCGACGCCGCCAAACACCTGGGCCTGACTTCCTCGGCGGTCAGCAAGGCCATCACGCGCCTGGAACAGGAGCTGGGCTTGCGGCTGCTGCATCGGACCACGCGGTCGGTGGGACTGACCAATGACGGCGCGAGCTTTTTCGAGCGCTGCCAGCAGATCCTGGCGGACGTGCAGGACGCCGAGAACGCGCTGAATCGCTCCCGCGCGGCGCCCCACGGCCGCCTGCGCGTGCACATGCCCGTGGGCTTCGGACGCCGCGTGATCGTGCCGCACCTGAGCGGCTTCATCGAACGCTTTCCCGACCTGGTGGTGGATGCGGAACTCAGCGACCGCATGGTGGACCTGGCCTACGAGGGCATCGACGTGGCCGTGCACATCGGTGAGCTGGCCGACGCTCGGCTCATCGCGCGTCGCCTGTGCAACCTGCGCTTCGTCGCCTGCGCGGCGCCCGAATACCTGGCGCGCCACGGCGAGCCCGCGACGATCGAAGAGCTGGACCGCCATCATTGCCTGGCCTACGTCCTGATGCACACCGGACGCTACCGCGAGTGGCAGTTCGTCAAGGACGGCCGCACCTTCGGCAAGACGGTGTCCGGCCGCCTGAACATCAACAATGCCGAATCGCTGCTGGAGGCTGCCACCGCCGGCCTGGGCGTGGCGATGATCAGCAACTTCATCGCGGCCGATGCCTTGCGCGAAGGCCGCCTGCGGACCATCCTGACCGACTACGTCGCCCTGGGCCCGCAGGTGTCGGCGGTGTATCTGCCCAGCAAGAACCTGTCTCCCAAGGTGCGCGCCTTTGTCGACTTCCTCACGGACCTGATCGAAAGCAATCCCCACTGGGACGAAGCCGGCGGCGACCTGCCCTACCGGCAGGCCACATAG
- a CDS encoding N-acyl homoserine lactonase family protein — protein MPQPHTASHVAASGQALSAPSDELPRYQVYAVRYATRPAHRAANFLGGDPHDAPMPMDYYVWVIRDASRVVLVDTGFAQDMADKRHRTLLRHPAAALELLGIQAADVGDIVITHLHNDHAGTLGDYPNARFHLQDGEMAFATGRHMCCGMSNRAYEPDHVCAMVRLVYGDRVVFHDGDDAIAPGVSVHRIGGHTDGLQAVRVHTSRGWVVLASDASHYYEHFEQDRVFPLVFNVGDVLQGYRRLKTLAASPEHVVPGHDPLVMRRYPGAGPGLEGIAVRLDANPTAE, from the coding sequence ATGCCGCAGCCCCACACCGCCAGCCACGTTGCCGCGTCCGGGCAGGCGCTTTCCGCGCCCTCGGACGAGCTGCCTCGCTACCAGGTATACGCCGTCAGATACGCGACGCGCCCGGCGCACCGGGCCGCGAATTTCCTGGGCGGCGATCCGCACGACGCGCCGATGCCCATGGACTACTACGTGTGGGTCATACGCGATGCGAGCCGCGTGGTGCTGGTGGATACCGGCTTTGCCCAGGACATGGCGGACAAGCGGCATCGCACCTTGTTGCGCCATCCCGCCGCGGCGCTGGAGCTGCTGGGCATACAGGCGGCGGACGTTGGCGACATCGTCATCACCCACCTGCACAACGACCATGCCGGCACGCTGGGCGACTATCCCAATGCCCGATTCCATCTCCAGGATGGCGAGATGGCGTTCGCCACGGGCAGGCATATGTGCTGCGGCATGTCGAACCGCGCCTACGAACCCGATCACGTCTGCGCGATGGTGCGCCTGGTCTACGGCGATCGCGTGGTCTTTCACGACGGCGACGACGCCATCGCGCCGGGCGTCAGCGTGCACCGGATCGGCGGGCACACCGACGGCCTGCAGGCGGTGCGCGTGCACACGTCGCGCGGCTGGGTGGTGCTGGCGTCGGATGCCAGCCATTACTACGAGCACTTCGAACAGGATCGCGTGTTTCCGCTGGTGTTCAACGTCGGCGACGTGCTGCAGGGGTATCGCCGCCTGAAGACGCTGGCGGCCTCGCCCGAACACGTGGTGCCGGGCCATGACCCGCTGGTCATGCGGCGCTATCCCGGCGCCGGACCCGGACTGGAGGGCATCGCCGTCAGGCTGGACGCGAACCCGACCGCCGAATAG